A single Verrucomicrobiota bacterium DNA region contains:
- a CDS encoding Uma2 family endonuclease, whose product MSERYEETVEGETFLRHPPGARHEEICDRLHQHVAGSLVRVTTTRLLASRSVVQLSPGTIVRPDLTLVTKATGKVWLVAEIVSSDDHRTDTVVKKQIYEDLNLPRLWMIDPRYDNVEVYHGSPYGMALKQILAGREMLSENLLPGFQLTIAELFGVPLSIRRDE is encoded by the coding sequence ATGAGCGAGCGATACGAAGAAACGGTAGAGGGCGAAACGTTCTTGCGTCATCCGCCGGGCGCGCGGCATGAGGAGATTTGCGACCGTCTTCATCAGCATGTGGCTGGCAGCCTCGTTCGCGTAACGACAACACGCTTGCTGGCTTCGCGTTCCGTGGTGCAACTTTCGCCTGGCACCATCGTGCGGCCGGATTTGACTTTGGTGACGAAAGCCACCGGCAAAGTCTGGCTGGTGGCGGAGATCGTCAGTTCAGACGATCATCGCACCGACACGGTCGTCAAGAAGCAGATTTACGAGGACTTGAATTTGCCGCGCTTGTGGATGATTGATCCGCGCTATGACAACGTGGAAGTTTATCATGGCAGTCCTTACGGCATGGCGTTGAAACAAATTCTTGCCGGGCGCGAAATGCTTAGTGAAAATCTCCTGCCGGGATTTCAACTGACGATTGCGGAGTTGTTTGGCGTGCCGCTGAGCATTCGGCGTGATGAATAG
- a CDS encoding excinuclease ABC subunit A has product MQSASGNAIAIHGAREHNLKNLSLTIPRNLFVVITGVSGSGKSTLAFDLLFAEGQRRFLDSMNVYARQFVEQMSRPDVDLITGIPPTVSIEQRGTRGGGKSTVATVTEVYHFIRLLFARLGVQHCPDCQLPVATQTRDEVGRRLSVELKKRGDLLLLAPVVKGRKGFHTDVAEWAAKHGYKEVRADGKMYPTSERLRLDRFREHNVEIVVGVVAASRQSAANTSRKSQPRSYETRLQELVDETLKLGNGTLLGLDDHGLVTVHSTERVCPKCAHSFEPLDPKNFSYNSAAGWCPKCRGFGELFYMPEDVDRGAREDDIAESWYEWQEGERETCSECNGARLNPVARAVRLLGVPSLNRPLTPSFSPSDGERVAVRPGAGKVSRSMTIEDVSRLSVETAFSYFHKLKFTGRAAEIARDILPEIRERLKFLNEVGLGYLQLGRGVPTLSGGESQRIRLAAQLGSNLSGVLYILDEPTIGLHARDNERLLGALQKLKARGNSVIVVEHDEETMRRADVIVDLGPGAGAHGGEVVAVGTLGELAKHPESITGQCLREERKFPSRGERRRIEREKRGKGEKGTLTLQHASANNLKNLTVKFPLGRLVLVTGVSGSGKSTLVRECLLPALTDALKNSRLTFHASRLTGHEPLKAVYEVDQSPIGRTPRSIPATYVGFFDDIRALFAQLPESRMRGYSASRFSFNSAQGRCPECEGAGQIKLEMNFLPPAFVRCETCNGTRFNRETLDIEYGGKNIAQVLDLSVEEAREFFAGIPKIKRSLQALADTGLGYLKLGQTSPTLSGGEAQRVKLVSHLLSGLRPAPDQLGSRNTHHASRSSNLFLLEEPTIGLHMADVKRLVEVLQRLVDAGHSVIVIEHNLDLIAEADWVIDLGPEGGDGGGRIVAEGTPEQIARNKHSHTGQFLNKLLSGK; this is encoded by the coding sequence ATTCAATCCGCCAGCGGTAACGCCATTGCCATCCACGGCGCGCGCGAGCATAATCTGAAAAATCTTTCGCTCACCATTCCGCGCAATTTATTTGTCGTCATAACGGGAGTCAGCGGTTCGGGCAAGAGCACGCTGGCGTTCGACCTCCTTTTCGCCGAAGGGCAACGACGTTTTCTCGATTCCATGAACGTGTATGCGCGGCAGTTCGTGGAGCAGATGTCGCGGCCCGACGTGGATTTGATCACCGGGATTCCGCCGACCGTCAGCATCGAACAACGAGGCACGCGCGGCGGCGGCAAGAGCACGGTCGCCACAGTCACGGAGGTTTATCATTTCATCCGACTGCTCTTTGCGCGGCTCGGTGTGCAGCATTGCCCGGATTGCCAATTGCCTGTCGCAACCCAGACGCGAGACGAAGTTGGCCGGCGATTGTCGGTCGAATTGAAGAAGCGAGGAGACCTGCTGCTGCTCGCGCCGGTGGTGAAAGGCCGCAAGGGATTTCACACGGACGTTGCCGAATGGGCGGCCAAACACGGTTACAAGGAGGTTCGTGCCGATGGAAAGATGTATCCGACCAGTGAGCGCTTGCGGCTGGATCGCTTCCGCGAGCACAATGTGGAGATTGTTGTCGGAGTCGTAGCGGCGTCTCGGCAGAGCGCCGCCAATACTTCCAGAAAAAGTCAGCCGCGCTCTTACGAGACGCGGCTACAAGAATTGGTTGATGAAACGCTCAAGCTCGGCAATGGCACGTTGCTGGGCCTTGACGATCACGGTCTAGTCACCGTCCACTCGACTGAGCGAGTCTGTCCGAAATGCGCACATTCCTTCGAGCCGCTTGATCCAAAGAATTTCAGTTACAACTCCGCGGCGGGTTGGTGTCCCAAGTGTCGCGGCTTCGGCGAATTATTTTACATGCCCGAAGATGTGGACCGCGGCGCGCGCGAAGACGACATCGCTGAGTCGTGGTATGAATGGCAGGAAGGCGAGCGCGAGACTTGTTCCGAGTGCAACGGAGCGCGGCTCAATCCCGTGGCGCGGGCGGTGCGGCTTCTCGGAGTTCCCTCTTTGAACCGTCCCCTCACCCCGTCCTTCTCCCCATCGGATGGGGAGAGGGTGGCCGTCAGGCCGGGTGCGGGGAAAGTCTCGCGGTCGATGACCATTGAAGATGTTTCGCGTTTATCGGTCGAAACAGCGTTCTCGTATTTCCACAAACTCAAGTTTACCGGACGCGCGGCGGAGATTGCGCGCGACATTCTGCCGGAGATTCGCGAGCGATTGAAGTTCCTGAACGAAGTCGGGCTCGGCTACCTTCAACTCGGTCGTGGCGTGCCCACGCTTTCGGGTGGCGAGAGTCAGCGCATCCGGCTGGCGGCTCAACTTGGCTCGAATCTAAGCGGTGTGCTTTACATCCTCGACGAACCGACCATCGGCCTGCACGCGCGCGACAATGAACGTCTGCTCGGAGCATTGCAGAAACTCAAGGCACGCGGCAACTCCGTCATCGTCGTCGAGCACGATGAGGAAACGATGCGGCGCGCCGATGTCATCGTGGATCTCGGTCCGGGTGCCGGCGCGCATGGCGGCGAAGTCGTGGCGGTGGGGACGCTTGGTGAACTGGCGAAGCATCCGGAGTCGATCACGGGGCAGTGTTTGCGGGAAGAGAGGAAATTTCCGAGTCGAGGAGAGCGGCGAAGAATTGAAAGGGAGAAAAGGGGAAAGGGAGAAAAGGGGACACTCACACTGCAACACGCTTCAGCGAACAATTTGAAAAATCTTACGGTGAAGTTTCCTCTAGGTCGGCTCGTGCTCGTGACGGGCGTGAGCGGCTCGGGCAAGAGCACGCTGGTGCGGGAATGTTTATTGCCTGCGCTCACTGACGCACTGAAGAATTCACGCCTCACGTTTCACGCCTCACGTCTCACTGGTCACGAACCTCTCAAGGCGGTCTATGAAGTGGACCAATCGCCGATCGGCCGCACGCCGCGCTCAATTCCGGCGACCTACGTGGGATTCTTTGACGACATCCGCGCGTTGTTCGCGCAACTGCCGGAGTCACGGATGCGCGGCTATTCCGCGAGCCGTTTCTCCTTCAACAGTGCGCAAGGGCGTTGTCCGGAATGTGAAGGGGCCGGCCAGATCAAACTGGAAATGAATTTTCTGCCGCCGGCCTTTGTCCGCTGTGAGACATGCAACGGCACGCGCTTCAACCGCGAGACACTGGACATTGAATACGGCGGGAAGAATATCGCGCAGGTTCTGGATCTGTCCGTTGAAGAGGCGCGCGAATTCTTCGCTGGCATCCCGAAGATCAAGCGTTCCTTGCAGGCGCTGGCCGACACGGGTCTTGGTTACTTGAAGCTCGGCCAGACGAGTCCCACGCTCAGCGGCGGCGAGGCGCAGCGAGTGAAGCTCGTATCACATCTTCTTTCCGGTTTGCGTCCTGCACCAGATCAGTTGGGTTCACGCAACACGCATCACGCATCACGCTCCTCAAATCTATTCCTCCTTGAAGAACCGACCATCGGCCTGCACATGGCAGACGTGAAACGACTCGTCGAGGTTTTGCAGCGGCTCGTCGATGCCGGACACTCGGTCATCGTGATCGAACACAATCTGGATTTGATTGCCGAGGCCGATTGGGTGATCGACCTTGGTCCGGAGGGGGGCGATGGCGGGGGACGGATCGTGGCTGAAGGGACGCCGGAGCAAATCGCGCGAAACAAACACTCGCACACGGGACAGTTTTTGAACAAACTTCTTTCCGGCAAATGA
- a CDS encoding UPF0175 family protein, translating to MSITLNLDEEALASLPFGPGERERHMQIELACRFYAKGWLSLAQGARMAGLDQYAFGVQLAERSIPRQYGMTEAMEDLAHARRQ from the coding sequence ATGAGCATCACCCTCAACCTCGACGAAGAGGCGCTCGCCAGTCTGCCTTTCGGGCCGGGCGAGCGTGAGCGCCACATGCAGATCGAACTGGCTTGTCGCTTCTATGCAAAAGGCTGGCTCTCCCTCGCTCAAGGTGCGCGCATGGCGGGCTTGGACCAATACGCCTTCGGCGTGCAACTGGCGGAGCGGAGCATCCCTCGCCAATATGGAATGACCGAAGCGATGGAAGACCTCGCCCATGCGCGTCGTCAGTGA
- a CDS encoding excinuclease ABC subunit UvrA yields MSESNSSSVIRLRGVRHNNLKNFDLDLPLGRLIAVTGLSGSGKSSLAFDTLYAEGQRRYIETFSPYARQFFDRMDKPQVDRIDGIPPAIAIEQRNAVRTTRSTIGTMTEICDHMKILWTHIAQLHCRACGQPVTKDSPQQIWKKLVAAEVTRRNVSGATISKSPPPHVGGYVGKEVLITFDLPLSEKLSLDESLALVSKQGYQRLLLNDEVVRLDEALSRITPHASRVASLTIIQDRLKLSPPARARFVEACEQAYHFGKGKLAIRILENSQPSTLNPQLFSNRLHCASCDIEYAEPSPALFSFNHPLGACPACKGFGRIISIDYDLAIPDRSLTLAQGAVKPWRSGTGAECQSDLKKFCRIRRVSMDVPFNKLSAEHQHWVVEGDKDYGIDDDHRWPRLWYGVKGYFRWLETKSYKMHVRVLLSRYRAYTKCPDCDGARLKPDALLYLLSMARGQDRCGNLSKPLIRPADTLSPSDGERDGVRGAPETNQTRRLTLADFYALPIRDAQALIDELTKSRLTRHASRSLPTDPIFHALNEVRARLAYLNEVGLGYLTLDRPTRTLSGGETERVNLTTCLGTRLVNTLFVLDEPSVGLHPRDTDRLVRILEKLRDTGNTVVVVEHEASVMRAADQIVDLGPGHGATGGEVVFQGSYKEILKSKNSLTGKYLSRRKQIEIPPRRPVAADVSRLTSKPKRVQSRLTSAATLTITNATRHNLQNLSVEIPLNRFVCVTGVSGSGKSTLIREVLFPALQESLKSQIPSVKSATVKASDRIEDLPSPGSGAASEDDATRNTHHVSRITGAEHLSRVVMVDQSILGKTPRSNPAVYIGAFDDIREVFAQSDVARQRGFNASAFSFNSSVGQCERCRGAGFEKIEMQFLSDVFIRCPDCNGRRYRSHILEVKVERQRSKDESGSNRSRRKQLSTLNPQLSSSSWSIADLLDATVDEVIDFLSGFAESRPAKRAQESLKLLQEVGLGYLRLGQPINTLSGGESQRLKLVRHLAEATSSPVAADVSRLISKSEIRNPESEVDQSRLTSAATLFLFDEPTTGLHFDDVRVLLQVFQRLVNAGHSLVVIEHNLDVIKSADWVIDLGPDAGDQGGKIVACGTPEQVVACRASHTGKALREIL; encoded by the coding sequence ATGTCTGAATCAAACTCGTCGTCGGTCATCCGTCTGCGCGGTGTCCGGCACAACAATCTCAAAAACTTTGACCTCGATCTGCCATTGGGTCGTCTGATTGCTGTCACGGGCTTGAGCGGTTCGGGCAAAAGCTCGCTCGCATTCGACACCCTCTACGCCGAAGGCCAGCGGCGCTACATTGAAACCTTCTCGCCTTATGCCCGGCAATTTTTCGATCGCATGGACAAGCCGCAGGTGGACCGCATCGACGGCATCCCGCCCGCCATCGCCATTGAACAGCGCAACGCCGTCCGCACTACGCGTTCGACCATCGGCACGATGACGGAGATCTGTGACCACATGAAAATTCTCTGGACGCACATCGCGCAACTCCATTGCCGCGCCTGTGGCCAGCCAGTAACGAAAGATTCACCCCAACAAATCTGGAAAAAACTCGTAGCCGCCGAGGTAACGAGGCGGAATGTATCAGGCGCGACAATCAGCAAAAGTCCGCCTCCTCACGTCGGCGGCTACGTAGGCAAGGAAGTCCTCATCACCTTCGATTTGCCGCTCTCCGAAAAACTTTCCCTCGACGAATCGCTCGCCCTGGTCTCCAAACAAGGCTACCAACGCCTCTTGCTCAACGACGAAGTTGTCCGCCTCGACGAAGCGCTCTCACGCATCACGCCTCACGCCTCACGGGTTGCCTCGCTCACCATCATTCAAGACCGCCTCAAGCTCTCGCCCCCGGCGCGCGCTCGCTTCGTCGAAGCCTGTGAGCAAGCCTACCATTTCGGCAAAGGCAAGCTGGCAATTCGCATTTTGGAAAACTCTCAACCCTCAACTCTCAACCCTCAACTCTTCAGCAACCGCCTCCACTGCGCGAGTTGCGACATCGAATACGCCGAACCTTCTCCCGCCCTGTTCAGCTTCAATCATCCGCTCGGCGCGTGCCCGGCGTGCAAAGGATTTGGCCGCATCATCAGCATCGACTACGACCTCGCGATTCCTGATCGCTCACTCACGTTGGCGCAAGGCGCGGTCAAGCCTTGGCGCAGCGGCACGGGCGCGGAGTGTCAAAGTGATTTGAAGAAGTTCTGTAGAATTCGCCGCGTGTCGATGGACGTTCCGTTCAATAAACTTTCCGCCGAACACCAACACTGGGTTGTGGAAGGTGACAAGGATTACGGCATTGACGATGATCATCGCTGGCCGCGCTTATGGTACGGCGTGAAGGGCTATTTCCGCTGGCTCGAAACCAAGTCCTACAAGATGCACGTTCGCGTGCTGCTCTCGCGGTATCGCGCCTACACGAAATGCCCGGACTGCGACGGAGCACGGCTGAAACCAGACGCGTTGCTGTATCTTCTTTCGATGGCCAGAGGGCAAGACCGCTGCGGAAACCTATCCAAACCCCTCATCCGTCCTGCGGACACCCTCTCCCCATCGGATGGGGAGAGGGATGGGGTGAGGGGCGCTCCTGAAACTAATCAGACTAGACGATTGACTCTCGCCGACTTCTACGCGCTGCCGATTCGGGACGCGCAGGCGTTGATTGACGAATTGACGAAATCACGCCTCACGCGTCACGCATCACGATCTTTACCAACCGACCCAATCTTTCACGCGCTGAACGAAGTTCGCGCCCGCCTCGCCTACCTCAACGAAGTCGGCCTCGGCTATCTCACGCTGGATCGTCCGACGCGAACCTTGAGCGGCGGCGAAACCGAGCGCGTCAACCTCACCACCTGCCTCGGCACGCGGTTGGTCAACACCCTCTTTGTCCTCGACGAGCCGAGCGTCGGGCTGCATCCGCGCGACACCGACCGCCTCGTGCGCATCCTCGAAAAACTCCGCGACACCGGCAACACCGTCGTCGTCGTCGAACACGAAGCCAGTGTGATGCGCGCGGCCGACCAGATCGTTGACCTCGGCCCGGGTCACGGCGCGACGGGCGGCGAAGTGGTTTTCCAAGGCTCGTACAAGGAAATCCTGAAATCAAAAAACTCGCTTACCGGCAAATATTTGAGCAGGCGAAAGCAGATTGAGATTCCACCAAGACGCCCTGTAGCAGCCGACGTCAGTCGGCTCACTTCAAAACCCAAACGTGTTCAGAGCCGACTAACGTCGGCTGCTACCTTAACGATAACCAACGCCACGCGCCACAACCTCCAAAACCTTTCGGTGGAAATTCCGCTCAACCGCTTCGTGTGCGTCACAGGCGTGAGCGGTTCGGGCAAGAGCACCCTCATCCGCGAAGTTCTTTTCCCTGCGCTTCAGGAGAGTCTTAAATCCCAAATCCCAAGTGTGAAATCGGCGACGGTCAAAGCCTCCGACCGGATCGAAGATCTGCCTTCGCCCGGCTCTGGCGCGGCAAGCGAGGACGACGCAACACGCAACACTCATCACGTATCACGTATCACGGGCGCAGAACACTTGAGCCGGGTCGTGATGGTGGACCAATCCATTCTGGGCAAAACGCCGCGCTCGAATCCTGCCGTTTATATTGGTGCGTTCGACGACATTCGCGAAGTCTTCGCCCAATCGGATGTCGCCCGGCAACGCGGTTTCAACGCCAGCGCGTTCAGCTTCAATTCCAGCGTCGGCCAGTGTGAACGCTGTCGCGGTGCGGGGTTTGAGAAGATCGAGATGCAGTTCTTGAGCGACGTATTCATCCGCTGCCCGGATTGCAATGGCCGCCGCTATCGCTCCCACATTCTCGAAGTCAAAGTCGAGCGCCAACGGTCGAAAGACGAAAGCGGGAGTAACCGCTCGCGAAGAAAACAACTCTCAACTCTCAACCCTCAACTCTCATCTTCTTCTTGGAGCATCGCCGATCTTCTCGACGCCACGGTGGATGAAGTCATCGACTTTCTTTCCGGCTTCGCGGAGTCGCGGCCCGCCAAACGCGCGCAGGAAAGCCTGAAGCTACTGCAGGAAGTCGGTCTCGGTTATCTGAGACTGGGCCAACCCATCAACACCCTTTCCGGCGGCGAAAGCCAGCGGCTCAAACTCGTGCGGCATTTGGCGGAGGCGACTTCTTCTCCAGTAGCAGCCGACGTAAGTCGGCTCATTTCAAAATCCGAAATCCGAAATCCGGAATCCGAAGTTGATCAGAGCCGACTAACGTCGGCTGCTACGTTGTTCTTGTTCGACGAACCCACCACCGGGTTGCACTTCGATGACGTGCGGGTGTTGCTCCAGGTCTTTCAACGCCTCGTCAATGCGGGCCACTCGCTGGTCGTCATTGAACACAACCTCGACGTGATCAAGTCCGCCGATTGGGTCATTGACCTCGGCCCGGACGCCGGCGACCAGGGCGGGAAAATCGTTGCTTGCGGCACGCCCGAACAAGTTGTCGCGTGCCGGGCGAGCCACACCGGAAAGGCGTTGCGGGAAATATTGTGA
- a CDS encoding site-specific DNA-methyltransferase has protein sequence MSPEVLELPLFGQPSAPSVRTRRPPLSEELAAFHEFGEATRTIETSFKTNDGESREVLTFVNEYWTAKQRQASSLHEISYRACFKPQLPRFFIERLTQPGDIVYDPFMGRGTTPLEAALLGRVPWGNDINPLSFAFARPRLRPPTVDEIATRLSAIDMSDHAELPEDLLVFYHPDTLREICALKKYFLARRAAERGVNAASTSEISTVAEKASRATRPWRSGLKPALLDPVDDWFCMVALNRLTGHSPGFFSVYTLPPNQAVSVVSQRRINEKRKQTPPRRDVAKLILKKSRQLLRDCTPEVRATLAGVADHARFLNSPANATRELPDDSVLLVVTSPPFLDVVQYADDNWLRCWFLGIDPKSVQLTVPKRLDAWREAVTGVFRELHRVLKPGGHVAFEVGEVHGGKTKLEEHVLPCGVAVGLVPVLVVINDQEFTKTANCWGVDNMAKGTNTNRIVLFRKP, from the coding sequence ATGTCACCCGAAGTCTTGGAACTGCCACTTTTTGGTCAACCGTCTGCGCCCTCCGTTCGCACGCGCAGACCGCCGTTGAGCGAGGAGTTGGCCGCCTTCCATGAATTTGGGGAGGCCACCCGCACTATCGAGACCTCGTTCAAAACCAACGACGGCGAATCGCGCGAAGTGCTCACCTTCGTCAACGAATACTGGACCGCCAAACAACGCCAGGCCAGTTCGCTGCACGAAATCTCCTACCGCGCTTGCTTCAAACCCCAACTCCCGCGGTTCTTTATCGAGCGGCTGACTCAACCGGGCGACATCGTTTACGATCCGTTCATGGGACGCGGCACAACGCCGCTCGAAGCCGCGCTTCTCGGTCGCGTTCCCTGGGGCAATGATATCAATCCATTGAGCTTCGCATTCGCCCGCCCGCGTCTGCGCCCGCCAACGGTCGATGAAATCGCCACGCGCTTGAGTGCAATTGACATGTCCGACCACGCTGAACTGCCGGAAGACTTGTTGGTGTTCTATCACCCCGACACGCTGCGGGAGATTTGCGCGTTGAAGAAATACTTCCTTGCTCGTCGCGCTGCGGAGCGCGGCGTTAACGCCGCTTCAACATCCGAGATTTCAACGGTCGCGGAGAAAGCGAGCAGGGCCACGCGACCTTGGCGGAGCGGGCTAAAGCCCGCGCTCCTCGACCCCGTTGACGACTGGTTCTGCATGGTCGCGCTCAACCGGCTCACCGGCCACTCGCCCGGATTCTTTTCCGTTTACACGTTGCCGCCGAACCAGGCGGTTTCGGTCGTCTCGCAGCGTAGGATCAATGAAAAGCGAAAGCAAACCCCGCCACGCCGCGACGTGGCGAAACTCATTTTGAAAAAGTCCAGGCAATTGCTGCGCGACTGCACACCCGAAGTCCGCGCCACGCTCGCCGGCGTCGCAGATCACGCCAGATTTTTGAACTCGCCCGCGAATGCCACCCGCGAATTGCCCGATGACTCAGTGTTACTCGTCGTCACGTCACCGCCATTTCTCGATGTCGTGCAATATGCCGACGACAACTGGCTGCGTTGCTGGTTTCTCGGCATTGATCCCAAGTCTGTGCAACTAACCGTCCCCAAGAGGCTCGACGCCTGGCGGGAGGCGGTGACCGGAGTGTTCCGCGAACTCCACCGCGTCTTGAAGCCCGGCGGCCATGTCGCGTTTGAGGTCGGCGAAGTTCACGGTGGCAAGACAAAACTGGAAGAACACGTCCTGCCGTGCGGTGTTGCCGTCGGACTTGTACCTGTGCTCGTGGTCATCAACGACCAGGAGTTTACGAAGACCGCCAACTGCTGGGGCGTGGACAATATGGCAAAGGGCACGAACACCAATCGCATCGTGCTGTTCCGCAAACCGTGA
- the rpsP gene encoding 30S ribosomal protein S16, with product MAVKIRMKRVGTKNTPAFRIVVADGRSPRDGKFIEEIGTYQPRKKGENFALNLERAKYWLSKGAQPSDTVASFIKKASKAAVVPA from the coding sequence ATGGCAGTTAAAATTCGCATGAAGCGGGTCGGAACGAAGAACACCCCGGCTTTCCGCATTGTCGTGGCCGATGGCCGCAGCCCGCGCGATGGCAAGTTCATCGAGGAAATCGGCACCTATCAACCGCGGAAGAAAGGCGAGAACTTTGCGCTGAATCTGGAGCGGGCCAAATATTGGCTCAGCAAAGGGGCACAGCCCAGTGATACCGTGGCCAGCTTCATCAAGAAAGCGAGCAAGGCCGCCGTGGTGCCGGCTTAA
- a CDS encoding KH domain-containing protein: MQAFLEYVVKGLVNHADAVTVTPVERQGMTIYELRLHPEDVGKVIGRQGMTINAIRSLLLAGSAKKGLRCTLEIVEDSPKG, translated from the coding sequence ATGCAAGCGTTCCTCGAATACGTCGTCAAAGGTTTGGTGAACCACGCCGACGCGGTGACGGTGACGCCGGTGGAACGCCAGGGGATGACGATTTATGAATTGCGCCTGCACCCAGAGGACGTCGGCAAGGTGATCGGACGGCAAGGCATGACGATCAACGCGATTCGCTCGCTGTTGCTGGCCGGCAGTGCGAAGAAAGGGCTGCGCTGCACGTTGGAGATTGTGGAAGACAGCCCGAAGGGTTGA
- the trmD gene encoding tRNA (guanosine(37)-N1)-methyltransferase TrmD yields the protein MKIDVLTLFPAMFAGPLDESIVKRARDAGRLDLAVHNLRDYTHDRHKTVDDKPFGGGPGMLLKPEPIFEAVESLKREKTRVILHSPAGRKFDQAVARELAQQEHLLLICGSYEGFDERVREHLADDELSIGDYVLTNGALPAMVIIDAVTRLLPGVLGDDESSADESFSHGWLEYPQYTRPAEFRGMKVPDVLLSGNHAEIEKWRREQAKQRTKERRPDLMK from the coding sequence ATGAAGATCGATGTGCTCACTTTGTTTCCCGCGATGTTCGCGGGGCCGCTGGATGAAAGCATCGTCAAACGGGCGCGGGACGCGGGTCGGCTGGATTTGGCAGTCCACAATTTGCGGGACTACACCCATGACCGGCACAAGACGGTGGATGACAAACCGTTTGGCGGCGGGCCGGGAATGTTGTTGAAGCCCGAACCGATCTTTGAAGCAGTGGAAAGTTTGAAGCGTGAAAAGACGCGCGTGATATTACACTCGCCGGCCGGCCGGAAGTTCGATCAAGCCGTTGCCCGCGAACTGGCGCAGCAGGAACATCTGTTGCTGATATGCGGCAGCTATGAGGGATTTGATGAACGGGTGCGTGAACATCTGGCGGATGATGAATTGTCCATCGGCGATTACGTACTGACGAACGGCGCGCTGCCGGCGATGGTGATCATCGACGCGGTGACGCGGCTGCTGCCTGGTGTGCTGGGCGATGATGAAAGTTCGGCGGATGAATCGTTCAGCCACGGCTGGCTGGAATATCCGCAGTACACGCGGCCGGCGGAATTTCGCGGGATGAAAGTGCCGGACGTATTGCTCTCTGGTAATCATGCGGAGATTGAGAAGTGGCGGCGCGAACAGGCAAAGCAACGGACGAAAGAACGAAGACCGGATTTGATGAAGTGA
- the rplS gene encoding 50S ribosomal protein L19 — MNQALLDKIESEQFRKNPVDFGVGDSVRVHTKVVEGDKERIQIFAGVVIGRRGRGMNSTFTVRRISYGEGVERIFPVHSPRVDKVEVERKGSVRRAKLTYLRKRLGKGATLVKEKEGRGESAGASAEKN, encoded by the coding sequence ATGAACCAGGCATTACTTGATAAAATTGAATCGGAACAGTTTCGCAAAAACCCGGTTGACTTCGGGGTCGGCGATTCGGTGCGCGTACATACCAAAGTTGTCGAAGGCGACAAGGAGCGAATCCAGATTTTCGCCGGTGTCGTAATTGGCCGTCGCGGTCGGGGGATGAACTCCACATTCACCGTCCGGCGCATCAGCTACGGCGAAGGCGTCGAGAGAATTTTCCCGGTGCATTCGCCGCGCGTGGACAAGGTGGAAGTGGAACGCAAAGGCTCGGTGCGCCGCGCCAAGCTGACCTACTTGCGCAAGCGACTGGGCAAAGGTGCGACATTGGTGAAGGAAAAGGAAGGGCGCGGGGAAAGTGCCGGAGCGAGCGCAGAAAAGAATTGA